The following proteins come from a genomic window of Pseudomonas putida:
- a CDS encoding alpha/beta fold hydrolase — translation MKPTTRTFSENCRLLVLGLVLLSLGGCSSLLFYPERGQAFTPERAKLEYRDVTLTTADGIRLHGWWLPAKAGVEVKGTVLHLHGNGGNLPGHLGGSYWLPEQGYQVLMIDYRGYGLSQGQPSLPEVYEDIAAAMAWLEQSPEVRGKPLVLLGQSLGGAMAIHYLAAHPEQRQRFSALVFDGVPASYRAVGRFALSTSWMTWPLQVPLSWLVPDGDSAIHSIEQLSSPPKLFFHSIDDNLVPMDNAIRLYQHAPPPRVLQLTRGGHVQTFADPTWRQVMLRFLDDPSHFNGLRRLAEVPNYPDEKNKQ, via the coding sequence TTGAAGCCGACTACGCGAACATTCTCTGAGAACTGCCGCCTGCTGGTCCTGGGCCTGGTCCTGCTGAGCCTTGGCGGCTGCAGCAGCCTGCTGTTCTACCCCGAGCGTGGTCAGGCCTTCACCCCTGAGCGGGCCAAGCTGGAATACCGCGACGTCACGCTGACCACTGCTGATGGCATCCGCCTTCACGGTTGGTGGCTGCCGGCCAAGGCCGGGGTCGAAGTCAAGGGTACGGTGCTGCACCTGCACGGCAACGGCGGTAACCTGCCTGGGCACCTGGGGGGTAGCTACTGGCTGCCGGAGCAGGGCTACCAGGTGTTGATGATCGATTACCGCGGCTATGGCTTGTCTCAGGGCCAGCCGAGCCTGCCGGAAGTGTACGAGGACATTGCCGCAGCCATGGCCTGGCTGGAGCAGTCGCCCGAGGTCAGGGGCAAGCCGTTGGTACTGCTGGGGCAGAGCCTGGGCGGTGCCATGGCCATTCATTACCTGGCGGCCCACCCCGAGCAGCGCCAGCGTTTCAGCGCCCTTGTGTTCGATGGTGTGCCGGCCAGTTACCGCGCGGTAGGGCGCTTTGCGCTCAGCACCTCTTGGATGACCTGGCCGTTACAGGTTCCGTTGTCGTGGCTGGTGCCGGACGGCGACAGCGCGATCCACTCGATCGAGCAATTGAGCAGTCCGCCCAAGTTGTTTTTCCACAGCATCGACGACAACCTGGTGCCGATGGACAACGCCATCCGCCTGTATCAGCACGCGCCACCACCGCGGGTGCTGCAACTGACCCGAGGGGGGCACGTGCAGACGTTCGCCGACCCTACCTGGCGCCAGGTGATGCTGCGATTCCTCGATGACCCCAGCCATTTCAACGGCCTGCGGCGGCTAGCCGAAGTGCCCAATTACCCTGACGAGAAGAACAAGCAATGA